Proteins from a genomic interval of uncultured Campylobacter sp.:
- a CDS encoding bi-domain-containing oxidoreductase, whose protein sequence is MMQAIVKKGNVLAEQIPAPSVSKGCVLIKVVNSCISAGTEISGVSNSGKSLIRRALEQPENVKKVINMVKSDGIASVYAKVKGKLDSGSPTGYSLSGVVIAVGEGVLNFEIGERVAAAGAGLANHAEYVDVPKNLVMKMPQDMDFERACTVTLGGIAMQGVRRIDLRLGETCVVVGAGILGLLAVQMLKISGVRVAVSDFDDRRLQIAKEYGAELTINPSKENLLDIVSSWSGGYGADGVLFTAATSSSEPLSQSFQMCKKKGRVVLVGVAGMQINREDMYKKELDFLISTSYGPGRYDKSYEEGGLDYPFSYVRWTENRNMSEYLRLVNENLIKLDKLIDAKYPIEQVTEAFESLQTSQNKPLMVLLDYGKANLTELDSYLNHDKKIIISSVPVNRDVINVAFVGVGGFATGMHLPNISKLTDKYKIYAIMNRSGHKAKAVAQQYGASYATSNLDDILNDKNVDLVIISTRHDSHAELTLKALEAGKNVFVEKPLATNKDELEKIKNFYEEGGDKPLLFVGFNRRFSAYAQEIKKHTSARINPMIIRYRMNAGYIPMDHWVHENGGRMVGEACHIIDLMTALTGSEIESVFSQAITPSNEKYSAEDNKSIVLKYKDGSVANIEYFANGSKELSKEFMEIHFDGKSIILDDYKSLKGYGVGVKEISTNVSQKGQLEELEALFETLKKGKSWPIELWDMVQTTEISFLI, encoded by the coding sequence ATGATGCAAGCAATAGTTAAAAAAGGTAATGTTTTAGCAGAGCAGATCCCTGCTCCGAGCGTTTCAAAGGGATGCGTTCTTATAAAAGTAGTAAATAGCTGTATATCGGCGGGCACCGAGATAAGCGGCGTATCAAATAGCGGCAAAAGCCTGATCAGAAGGGCTTTAGAGCAGCCGGAGAACGTAAAAAAAGTCATCAATATGGTGAAATCCGATGGTATAGCCAGCGTCTATGCGAAGGTAAAAGGTAAGCTTGATAGCGGAAGCCCGACCGGCTATTCGCTTAGCGGCGTCGTCATAGCGGTCGGAGAGGGCGTTTTGAATTTTGAAATCGGTGAGCGCGTCGCCGCAGCCGGCGCAGGGCTCGCAAACCACGCAGAATACGTAGACGTGCCAAAAAATTTAGTTATGAAAATGCCGCAGGATATGGACTTTGAGCGGGCTTGCACGGTGACGCTGGGCGGTATAGCGATGCAGGGTGTTAGGCGGATCGATCTAAGGCTGGGCGAGACCTGCGTAGTCGTGGGGGCTGGGATTTTGGGGCTTCTTGCGGTGCAGATGCTTAAAATTTCAGGCGTAAGGGTTGCGGTTAGCGATTTTGACGATAGGCGCTTGCAGATAGCTAAAGAATACGGCGCAGAGCTAACTATCAATCCTTCAAAGGAAAATTTGCTAGATATCGTTTCGTCTTGGAGCGGCGGATACGGCGCCGACGGCGTGCTATTTACCGCCGCTACTAGCAGTAGCGAGCCGCTATCTCAAAGTTTTCAGATGTGCAAGAAAAAGGGCAGAGTGGTGCTTGTAGGCGTTGCAGGTATGCAGATAAATAGAGAGGATATGTATAAAAAGGAGCTTGATTTTCTCATCTCTACTTCCTACGGTCCCGGTCGCTACGACAAGAGCTACGAAGAGGGGGGGCTTGATTATCCGTTTAGCTACGTCAGATGGACCGAAAATCGAAATATGAGCGAGTATCTAAGGCTGGTAAATGAAAATTTGATAAAGCTGGATAAGCTCATAGACGCAAAATACCCTATCGAGCAGGTAACGGAGGCATTTGAGTCGCTGCAAACATCGCAGAATAAGCCGCTTATGGTTTTGCTTGACTACGGCAAGGCAAATTTAACTGAGCTTGATAGCTATCTAAATCACGATAAAAAAATAATCATAAGCTCCGTGCCAGTAAACAGGGACGTGATAAATGTCGCGTTCGTAGGTGTGGGCGGATTTGCTACCGGGATGCATCTGCCTAATATCTCAAAGCTTACGGATAAATATAAAATTTACGCGATAATGAACCGAAGCGGACATAAGGCAAAGGCGGTGGCGCAGCAATACGGAGCGAGCTATGCTACTTCAAATTTAGACGATATTTTAAACGATAAAAACGTCGATCTAGTGATCATCTCCACAAGGCACGATAGCCATGCGGAGCTTACTTTAAAGGCGCTTGAAGCGGGCAAAAACGTATTTGTAGAAAAGCCGCTTGCGACAAACAAAGACGAGCTGGAAAAGATAAAGAATTTTTACGAAGAGGGAGGCGACAAGCCCCTTTTATTCGTGGGATTTAACAGGCGATTTAGCGCCTATGCGCAGGAGATAAAAAAGCACACGAGCGCTAGAATAAATCCGATGATAATCAGATATAGGATGAACGCAGGCTACATACCGATGGATCATTGGGTGCACGAAAATGGCGGCAGGATGGTGGGCGAAGCGTGCCATATAATAGATCTGATGACGGCGCTAACGGGCAGCGAGATAGAGAGCGTATTTTCGCAGGCTATCACGCCGAGTAATGAAAAATATAGCGCCGAGGATAACAAATCCATCGTCTTAAAATACAAAGACGGCTCGGTGGCAAATATCGAGTATTTCGCAAACGGTAGCAAGGAGCTAAGCAAGGAATTTATGGAGATCCACTTTGACGGCAAGAGTATTATTTTGGATGATTACAAAAGCCTTAAAGGATACGGGGTGGGGGTGAAAGAAATCTCAACGAACGTAAGCCAAAAAGGGCAGCTTGAGGAGCTTGAGGCGTTATTTGAGACTCTAAAAAAGGGCAAAAGCTGGCCGATAGAGCTTTGGGATATGGTGCAAACGACGGAGATTTCTTTTTTGATATAA
- the wecB gene encoding UDP-N-acetylglucosamine 2-epimerase (non-hydrolyzing), with product MIKKILIVFGTRPEAIKMAPLVKEFKKYSEFDVKVCVTAQHRQMLDQVLEIFGIVPDYDLDIMQAGQDLYDLTSRILLKMRDVLDDFKPDIVFVHGDTTTAGIASLAAFYKQIKVAHVEAGLRTGDIYSPFPEEINRQLVGIIASYHFAPTNLSKQNLIKENKSPKNIVVTGNTVIDALFLLLERMQKDSGLKDKILTSLNAKYDTNRGKKIILVTGHRRENFGDGFINICEALKTLAIKNPNVDIVYPVHLNPNVQEPVKKILSGIDNVRLIAPLEYGEFVYLMSKAHFIITDSGGIQEEAPSLGKPVLVMRNTTERPEAIEAGSVKLVGVDKKNIVSQAQILLDDDEIYQKMSQSRSPYGDGKASVKIVEFIKNLRSER from the coding sequence ATGATAAAAAAAATACTAATAGTCTTTGGTACCAGACCTGAAGCCATAAAAATGGCGCCCTTGGTAAAAGAATTTAAAAAATATAGCGAATTTGACGTCAAGGTTTGCGTCACGGCTCAACACAGACAGATGTTAGATCAAGTTCTTGAGATATTTGGTATAGTTCCCGATTATGATTTAGACATTATGCAAGCGGGGCAGGATCTATACGATCTGACGTCTAGGATTTTGCTAAAGATGAGAGATGTTTTAGATGATTTTAAGCCCGACATTGTCTTTGTTCATGGAGACACTACGACTGCCGGCATAGCATCTTTGGCCGCTTTTTACAAGCAGATCAAGGTAGCTCACGTAGAGGCGGGGTTAAGAACGGGGGATATTTATTCGCCTTTTCCCGAGGAGATAAACAGACAGCTAGTCGGCATAATAGCAAGCTATCACTTTGCCCCTACAAATTTATCAAAACAAAATCTCATAAAAGAAAATAAAAGTCCAAAAAATATCGTCGTAACCGGAAATACCGTCATCGACGCGCTTTTTTTGCTGCTTGAAAGGATGCAAAAAGATAGCGGGCTAAAAGATAAAATTTTAACATCTCTAAATGCGAAATACGATACTAACCGCGGTAAAAAAATCATACTCGTAACCGGCCATAGAAGGGAAAATTTCGGCGATGGATTTATAAATATCTGCGAGGCTTTAAAGACCCTAGCGATCAAAAATCCAAACGTCGATATAGTCTATCCCGTTCATCTAAATCCAAACGTCCAAGAGCCCGTAAAGAAAATTTTGTCCGGTATAGATAACGTCCGTCTGATAGCGCCTCTAGAGTACGGCGAATTCGTTTATCTGATGAGCAAGGCGCATTTTATCATAACAGATAGCGGCGGGATACAAGAGGAAGCGCCAAGCCTTGGAAAACCCGTACTTGTAATGAGAAATACAACCGAAAGACCCGAGGCTATAGAGGCCGGCTCGGTAAAACTCGTCGGCGTAGATAAGAAAAATATAGTATCGCAGGCTCAAATTTTACTCGACGACGACGAAATTTATCAAAAGATGTCTCAGTCGCGAAGTCCATACGGCGACGGTAAAGCTAGCGTTAAGATAGTAGAATTTATAAAAAATTTAAGATCGGAGAGATGA
- a CDS encoding class I SAM-dependent methyltransferase — MQKVDFDEYGKNYDDIMQNQHKKFGDIKYYAEYKIKILSDIVKKRNQKLKILEYGCGTGRNLPYIVEAFRESSVFGFDISKESLEVARQNNKEVKIIETNEELASYNGYFDVIFIAGVYHHIEPSLRDYVTSNIFKLAADNCNVAVFEHNPYNPLTRRMVSTCEFDKDAVLLSKKELQSIFFKAGFKDNGSAYTLFFPPILKSLSFLERFLKWLPLGGQYYIAVKKSV, encoded by the coding sequence ATGCAAAAAGTTGATTTTGACGAATACGGTAAAAACTATGACGATATAATGCAAAATCAGCATAAAAAATTCGGCGACATAAAATACTATGCGGAGTACAAGATAAAAATACTAAGCGATATAGTAAAAAAACGAAATCAAAAGTTAAAAATACTTGAATACGGATGCGGTACGGGTAGAAATTTACCATATATAGTAGAAGCATTTCGCGAATCGTCCGTTTTTGGATTTGATATCTCAAAAGAAAGTTTAGAGGTAGCAAGGCAAAATAATAAAGAAGTAAAGATTATAGAAACAAATGAAGAGTTAGCTTCCTACAACGGATATTTCGACGTAATTTTTATAGCAGGCGTATATCACCATATAGAACCTAGCCTACGAGATTACGTGACATCTAATATATTTAAACTGGCTGCCGATAATTGCAATGTAGCGGTTTTTGAACACAATCCTTACAATCCTCTTACAAGACGCATGGTATCTACTTGCGAATTTGACAAAGATGCCGTTTTGCTATCAAAAAAAGAGTTGCAATCTATTTTTTTTAAAGCCGGATTTAAAGATAACGGTAGCGCATATACGTTATTTTTTCCTCCTATTTTAAAATCGCTCTCTTTTTTAGAGAGATTTTTAAAATGGCTTCCGCTAGGCGGTCAATATTATATTGCGGTAAAGAAATCGGTCTAA
- the groL gene encoding chaperonin GroEL (60 kDa chaperone family; promotes refolding of misfolded polypeptides especially under stressful conditions; forms two stacked rings of heptamers to form a barrel-shaped 14mer; ends can be capped by GroES; misfolded proteins enter the barrel where they are refolded when GroES binds) — MAKEIFFSDEARNRLYEGVRKLNDAVKVTMGPRGRNVLVQKSFGAPAITKDGVSVAKEVELKDALENMGAGLVKEVASKTNDEAGDGTTTATVLAHSIFKEGLRNITAGANPVEVKRGMDKEAAAIIAELKNLSRKVTDKKEIAQVATISANSDSAIGGLIADAMEKVGKDGVITVEEAKSIHDELNVVEGMQFDRGYLSPYFITNAEKMQVELSNPFILLFDKKITNLKDLLPVLEQIQKTGKPLLIIAEDIEGEALATLVVNKLRGVLNISAVKAPGFGDRRKAMLEDIAILTGGEVVSEELGRTLESATLSDLGQASSVIIDKDNTTIVNGAGEKSAIDARIIQIKAQIAETTSDYDKEKLQERLAKLSGGVAVIKVGAATETEMKEKKDRVDDALSATKAAVEEGIVIGGGAAFIKASAKVDLKLSGDEAIGADIVRRALTAPLRQIAENAGFDAGVVANSVSVSKDDNYGFNAATGEYVDMFKAGIIDPVKVERVALQNAVSVASLLLTTEATISELKEDKPMPAMPDMSGMGGMGGMM, encoded by the coding sequence ATGGCAAAAGAGATATTTTTTTCAGACGAGGCTAGAAATAGACTATACGAAGGCGTTAGAAAACTAAACGACGCGGTAAAAGTAACGATGGGGCCTCGCGGCAGAAACGTGCTAGTGCAAAAGAGTTTCGGCGCTCCTGCGATCACTAAAGACGGCGTGAGCGTAGCTAAAGAAGTCGAGCTAAAAGACGCTCTAGAAAACATGGGCGCAGGCCTAGTAAAAGAGGTTGCTAGCAAAACAAACGACGAGGCGGGCGACGGTACGACTACGGCTACGGTTTTGGCGCACTCTATCTTTAAAGAGGGCTTAAGAAATATCACCGCAGGCGCAAATCCGGTCGAGGTAAAACGCGGTATGGATAAAGAGGCCGCAGCTATAATCGCCGAGCTAAAAAACCTATCGCGCAAAGTAACCGATAAAAAAGAGATCGCGCAAGTAGCGACTATATCGGCAAACTCGGACTCTGCTATCGGCGGACTGATCGCTGACGCGATGGAAAAAGTCGGCAAAGACGGCGTCATCACCGTCGAGGAAGCAAAATCCATCCACGACGAGCTAAACGTGGTCGAGGGTATGCAGTTTGACCGCGGATATCTAAGCCCATACTTCATCACGAACGCCGAAAAGATGCAGGTTGAGCTAAGTAATCCGTTCATATTGCTATTTGATAAGAAGATTACAAATTTAAAAGACCTACTACCTGTTCTCGAGCAGATTCAAAAAACAGGCAAACCGCTACTAATCATCGCTGAAGATATCGAGGGCGAGGCGCTTGCGACGCTAGTAGTAAACAAGCTTCGCGGTGTGCTAAATATCTCTGCGGTTAAGGCTCCTGGCTTTGGCGATCGCAGAAAAGCGATGCTTGAGGATATTGCGATATTAACCGGCGGCGAAGTAGTGAGCGAAGAGCTAGGCAGAACGCTAGAGAGCGCGACTCTAAGCGACCTAGGACAAGCTTCAAGCGTTATCATCGACAAAGACAACACGACTATCGTAAACGGTGCAGGCGAGAAATCGGCAATCGACGCTAGAATCATCCAAATAAAAGCTCAAATCGCAGAAACAACGAGCGACTACGACAAAGAAAAACTACAAGAGCGCCTAGCTAAGCTAAGCGGCGGCGTAGCGGTTATCAAGGTCGGTGCTGCCACCGAGACCGAGATGAAAGAGAAAAAAGACCGCGTAGACGACGCTCTAAGCGCGACTAAAGCGGCCGTAGAAGAGGGCATAGTTATCGGCGGCGGCGCTGCGTTTATCAAAGCGAGCGCAAAAGTAGATCTAAAACTAAGCGGCGACGAAGCTATCGGCGCAGATATCGTAAGACGCGCTCTAACCGCTCCGCTACGCCAGATCGCTGAAAATGCGGGCTTTGACGCGGGCGTAGTAGCAAACTCCGTAAGCGTAAGCAAAGACGATAACTACGGCTTTAACGCGGCTACGGGCGAGTATGTAGATATGTTTAAAGCCGGTATCATCGATCCGGTCAAGGTCGAGCGCGTGGCTCTACAAAATGCGGTCAGCGTGGCGAGCTTGCTTCTAACCACTGAAGCTACTATAAGCGAGCTAAAAGAGGATAAACCGATGCCTGCGATGCCTGATATGAGCGGAATGGGCGGCATGGGCGGAATGATGTAA
- a CDS encoding GtrA family protein produces the protein MASARRSILYCGKEIGLMRYDVSLLKYLLVGVINTIFGYAVIFTLLYFGVIAEISNFIGYFVSIFISFYLNKYFSFNDDSKNKIQIFKFIISMGTSYISNLAIMSFSYRFLSINAYISQILGGFGYIFIGYLLSKNWVFCCQAKVAR, from the coding sequence ATGGCTTCCGCTAGGCGGTCAATATTATATTGCGGTAAAGAAATCGGTCTAATGCGTTACGATGTTTCTTTATTAAAGTATTTGCTCGTAGGCGTTATTAATACTATATTTGGATATGCGGTAATCTTTACTTTACTTTACTTTGGAGTCATTGCGGAAATAAGTAATTTTATCGGCTATTTCGTATCGATATTTATATCTTTTTATTTAAATAAGTATTTTAGCTTTAATGACGATTCAAAAAATAAAATCCAAATATTTAAATTTATAATTTCAATGGGAACATCATACATTTCGAATTTGGCTATTATGTCTTTCTCCTACCGATTTCTTAGCATAAACGCATATATTAGTCAAATTTTAGGCGGCTTTGGATATATTTTTATAGGATATTTATTATCTAAAAATTGGGTTTTTTGCTGCCAAGCTAAGGTTGCAAGATGA
- a CDS encoding glycosyltransferase family 2 protein, with amino-acid sequence MRNIPKLAIIVPCYNEEQVLGETIKRLSETLENLIDKKKIKSDSFILYVDDGSEDGTWNIIKSSSATNVSTKGIKLSKNEGHQNALLAGMEYVEKKCDCLISIDADLQDDISIIGDMIDKYLEGNEIVYGVRNNRDTDNFFKKNTAEYFYKFMKIFGVELVYNHADYRLMGSHANSCFLKFKENNLFIRGIIPSVGFKADKVYYKRLERFAGESKYPLKKMLAFAWDGITSFSVVPLRFITFIGFVIFLASLVMGGGVVYSVIAGKTIHGWASTVLPIYFMGGIQLMCLGVIGEYIGKIYKETKRRPRYFIEEIIDAKS; translated from the coding sequence ATGAGAAATATCCCTAAATTGGCAATTATCGTTCCTTGTTATAACGAAGAGCAGGTTTTAGGCGAAACCATAAAAAGATTGAGCGAGACTCTAGAAAATTTAATCGATAAAAAAAAGATTAAAAGCGATAGTTTTATTTTATACGTCGATGATGGTAGTGAGGACGGTACTTGGAATATAATAAAATCGTCTAGTGCTACAAATGTATCCACTAAAGGCATAAAACTTTCTAAAAACGAAGGCCATCAAAACGCCTTATTGGCAGGGATGGAGTATGTAGAAAAAAAGTGCGATTGTTTGATATCTATCGACGCTGATTTGCAGGATGATATCAGCATCATAGGCGATATGATAGATAAATATTTAGAAGGCAATGAAATAGTATATGGAGTTAGAAATAATAGAGATACGGATAATTTCTTTAAAAAAAATACAGCCGAATATTTTTATAAATTTATGAAGATATTTGGAGTGGAGTTAGTATACAATCATGCGGACTATAGGCTTATGGGTTCCCATGCTAATAGCTGCTTTTTAAAATTTAAGGAAAACAATTTATTTATAAGAGGGATTATTCCAAGTGTTGGATTTAAGGCAGACAAAGTATACTATAAAAGACTAGAAAGATTTGCTGGGGAGTCAAAATATCCTTTAAAAAAAATGCTAGCCTTTGCTTGGGACGGTATAACGTCATTTAGCGTAGTTCCGCTTAGATTTATAACATTTATAGGTTTCGTAATTTTTTTAGCTAGTTTGGTTATGGGGGGGGGTGTAGTTTATTCCGTGATTGCCGGCAAAACCATCCACGGATGGGCTTCTACGGTATTGCCTATATATTTTATGGGCGGCATTCAACTGATGTGCCTTGGGGTAATTGGCGAGTATATAGGGAAAATTTATAAAGAAACAAAAAGAAGACCAAGGTATTTTATAGAGGAGATTATCGATGCAAAAAGTTGA
- the groES gene encoding co-chaperone GroES, which produces MNFQPLGKRVLVERLEDVKTTASGIIIPDNAKEKPLSGKVLAVSSEVEGVSVGDSVVFAKYGGTEVVLDGKTYLVLKIEDVLGVLK; this is translated from the coding sequence ATGAATTTTCAACCGTTAGGCAAACGAGTCTTAGTCGAGCGTCTCGAGGACGTCAAAACGACCGCTTCGGGCATCATTATACCCGATAATGCAAAAGAAAAACCTTTAAGCGGTAAGGTTTTGGCGGTATCAAGCGAGGTAGAAGGCGTGAGCGTGGGTGATAGCGTGGTTTTCGCTAAATACGGGGGCACCGAGGTCGTGCTTGATGGTAAAACATATTTGGTTCTAAAAATCGAAGATGTTTTAGGCGTTTTAAAATAA
- the wecC gene encoding UDP-N-acetyl-D-mannosamine dehydrogenase, which yields MIKNVCVMGLGYIGLPTAALLANKGYKVRGVDVVQSTVDTINQGKIHIVEPELDVFVKGAVNSGNLRASLEPDLADVFIIAVPTPFCDGYVPDLNYVVSASKSIAPFVRDENIVILESTSPVGTTEKIGEILKDSGVDISKIYIAHCPERVLPGKILKELVQNDRIVGGLNKEAAKKTAEFYKTFVAGEILQTDAKTAEMAKLTENSFRDVNIAFANELSVLCDKFGINVWELISLANRHPRVNILNPGCGVGGHCIAVDPWFIVHAGGDDAKLIKTAREVNNHKTQWAIEKIKNAALKFELKGGKKPKIACMGLTFKPDIDDLRESPAVFITRELKNQGFEILAVEPNIKSHKDFEIINHEKAVDIADIVVFLVAHKEFKELKIEKEVLDFCGIFR from the coding sequence ATGATAAAAAATGTTTGCGTTATGGGGCTTGGCTATATAGGACTGCCTACTGCGGCGCTTTTGGCAAATAAAGGCTACAAGGTACGCGGCGTAGACGTAGTACAAAGTACGGTAGATACGATAAATCAAGGAAAAATACATATCGTAGAACCCGAGCTTGACGTATTCGTCAAAGGCGCGGTAAATAGCGGAAATTTAAGGGCAAGCTTGGAACCTGATTTAGCCGATGTTTTTATCATAGCCGTGCCTACGCCTTTTTGCGACGGATACGTGCCCGATCTTAACTATGTAGTAAGCGCTAGCAAGTCTATAGCACCCTTTGTTAGGGACGAAAATATCGTGATTTTAGAGTCGACATCGCCCGTGGGAACTACCGAAAAAATAGGAGAAATCCTCAAAGATAGCGGCGTGGACATCTCTAAAATTTACATCGCTCACTGCCCAGAGAGAGTATTGCCCGGTAAAATTTTAAAAGAACTCGTACAAAATGACAGAATCGTAGGCGGTTTAAATAAAGAAGCCGCAAAAAAAACGGCCGAATTTTATAAAACTTTCGTTGCGGGCGAGATTTTGCAAACCGACGCGAAAACCGCCGAGATGGCAAAGCTCACCGAAAACTCGTTTCGCGACGTAAATATCGCATTTGCAAACGAACTCAGCGTTTTGTGCGATAAATTCGGCATAAACGTCTGGGAGCTTATCTCGCTAGCAAACCGCCATCCGCGCGTAAATATCCTAAATCCCGGTTGCGGCGTGGGCGGGCACTGTATAGCCGTCGATCCGTGGTTTATCGTGCATGCGGGCGGAGATGACGCAAAGCTTATCAAAACAGCCAGAGAGGTAAATAATCACAAAACGCAGTGGGCGATCGAAAAGATAAAAAACGCCGCTTTAAAATTTGAGCTAAAAGGCGGCAAAAAGCCTAAGATAGCCTGCATGGGGCTTACGTTTAAGCCCGATATAGACGATCTTAGAGAGTCGCCTGCGGTTTTTATTACTCGCGAATTAAAAAACCAAGGATTTGAAATTTTGGCCGTCGAGCCGAATATAAAATCGCACAAGGATTTTGAGATAATAAACCACGAAAAAGCCGTAGATATCGCTGATATAGTCGTATTTTTGGTAGCGCATAAAGAATTTAAAGAACTAAAAATAGAAAAAGAAGTTTTGGATTTTTGCGGGATTTTTAGATGA